A window from Sinanaerobacter sp. ZZT-01 encodes these proteins:
- a CDS encoding sugar ABC transporter ATP-binding protein yields the protein MKGISKSFSGVPVLKNVDFNIYEGRIMALLGENGAGKSTLMKILTGAYQKNQGEIMIDGEKVAFQDIRQSQAKGIAIIHQELNLIKDLSIAENIFLGREPLSFGVQMNWKKLNEDAKIWLEKLGLNENPETLVKNISVGKQQLVEIAKALSLNARILIMDEPTGALTVSETRKLFEVILDLKAEGKSIIYISHRLKEIFKICDDVTILRDGQFVCEMPISELDEDKIIENMVGRKLTEQYPRVSCEPGKTILEIKNMGNLFVKNINLELRANEIVGIAGLMGSGRTELARTIYGIYKIQEGELFIDGKKIKINSPTDALKHGIAYVSEDRKNNGIVLGMCVTENVTLASLKKFSGKLGNLYRKKEELSAQQYMKDMSIKTSGSRQLLKYLSGGNQQKVSLAKNLNVSPKILILDEPTRGVDVGAKKEIYDLINRFKMEGMSILMISSEIPEILGMSDRIVVMHEGEITGELSQREADQEKIMGLAVGKEVKTECSI from the coding sequence ATGAAAGGGATAAGCAAAAGCTTTTCCGGTGTTCCTGTTTTAAAAAATGTAGATTTTAATATCTACGAGGGTCGAATTATGGCTCTTTTGGGTGAAAACGGAGCAGGTAAATCGACATTGATGAAAATTCTAACGGGAGCTTATCAAAAAAACCAAGGCGAAATTATGATCGATGGAGAGAAGGTTGCATTTCAAGATATCCGGCAGTCACAAGCAAAAGGAATTGCAATTATTCATCAAGAACTGAATTTAATCAAAGATTTATCCATAGCAGAAAATATATTTCTCGGAAGAGAACCGCTTTCATTTGGCGTACAGATGAATTGGAAAAAATTAAATGAAGATGCAAAGATATGGCTTGAAAAATTAGGATTGAATGAAAATCCGGAAACGTTAGTCAAAAACATCAGTGTGGGGAAACAACAGTTAGTTGAAATTGCAAAAGCACTTTCCTTAAATGCAAGAATATTGATTATGGATGAGCCAACTGGTGCACTTACGGTTTCTGAGACAAGAAAACTATTTGAAGTTATTTTAGACTTGAAGGCAGAGGGGAAGAGCATCATCTACATATCACATCGCCTAAAAGAAATTTTTAAAATATGTGATGATGTTACGATATTAAGGGATGGTCAATTTGTATGCGAGATGCCGATATCTGAGCTTGATGAAGATAAAATAATTGAAAATATGGTTGGAAGAAAATTAACGGAACAATATCCAAGAGTTTCCTGTGAACCTGGAAAAACCATTTTGGAAATTAAAAATATGGGAAATTTGTTTGTTAAAAATATAAATTTGGAATTAAGGGCAAATGAGATTGTTGGAATAGCGGGGCTTATGGGATCCGGACGGACTGAACTTGCAAGAACGATTTACGGTATTTATAAAATCCAGGAAGGTGAATTATTTATAGATGGAAAAAAGATAAAAATTAATAGCCCTACCGATGCATTAAAGCATGGCATTGCTTATGTTTCGGAAGATCGAAAGAATAATGGTATTGTACTGGGGATGTGCGTCACAGAAAATGTTACCTTGGCATCTTTAAAAAAATTCAGCGGGAAGCTTGGGAATCTTTATCGTAAGAAAGAAGAATTATCCGCACAGCAATATATGAAAGATATGTCCATCAAAACTTCTGGGAGCAGACAGCTTCTTAAGTATTTAAGCGGAGGGAACCAACAAAAAGTTTCTTTGGCAAAAAATTTGAATGTTAGTCCTAAGATTTTAATTTTAGATGAACCGACTCGAGGTGTGGATGTTGGAGCTAAAAAAGAAATATATGACTTAATCAATCGCTTTAAAATGGAAGGGATGAGTATTTTAATGATATCCTCAGAAATTCCGGAAATACTGGGTATGAGTGACCGTATTGTGGTCATGCACGAAGGCGAAATCACTGGTGAGTTAAGTCAAAGAGAAGCAGACCAAGAAAAAATTATGGGCTTAGCGGTTGGAAAAGAGGTGAAAACGGAATGCAGTATTTAA
- a CDS encoding sodium-dependent transporter yields MAEREKFGSRLGFILVSAGCAVGLGNVWKFPYMAGQYGGAAFILIYLIFLVILGLPIMVCEFAVGRASQKSVASSFRVLEPKGSKFHNFGYFGMIGNYVLMMFYTMVGGWMLYYCYRMMAGEFVGASPQEVGDGFANMLGSPGTMTLWMVIAVLLAFAICSVGLKNGVERITKIMMICLLAIMIVLVARVLTLEGAGEGIKFYLVPDFAKMIDNGIGNVVFGALSQAFFTLSIGIGSMAIFGSYLDKSRSLMGEATSITLLDTFVAIMAGLIVIPACFAFNVEPDSGPGLVFITLPNIFEKMVGGRVWGAFFFLFLSFAALSTIIAVFENIISFAIDLWGWERKKAVLVNIVTVIILSMPCVLGFSTLSAIQPLGAGTNIMDLEDFIVSSNLLPLGSMVYLIFCTSRYGWGWDNFTKEANAGEGIRFPNFIRGYMTYILPILVVGIYLKGYWDKFHSAGWMIVGFAFLAYIGFVSFGGRNKEA; encoded by the coding sequence ATGGCAGAAAGAGAAAAATTTGGGTCGCGGTTAGGATTTATTCTTGTTTCCGCGGGATGTGCTGTCGGATTAGGAAATGTGTGGAAATTTCCATACATGGCAGGCCAGTATGGTGGCGCCGCATTTATACTTATCTATTTAATATTCTTAGTTATTTTAGGATTACCAATCATGGTTTGTGAGTTTGCAGTTGGGCGTGCGAGTCAAAAAAGTGTGGCATCTTCTTTCCGTGTATTAGAGCCAAAGGGAAGCAAGTTCCATAATTTTGGCTATTTTGGAATGATCGGAAACTATGTACTTATGATGTTTTACACTATGGTTGGCGGCTGGATGCTTTATTATTGTTATCGCATGATGGCTGGCGAATTTGTAGGAGCCTCACCGCAAGAAGTTGGAGATGGATTTGCAAATATGCTTGGAAGCCCAGGGACAATGACACTTTGGATGGTTATTGCTGTTCTTTTGGCTTTTGCTATTTGTTCAGTTGGGTTAAAAAATGGTGTGGAACGTATCACAAAGATTATGATGATATGTCTTTTAGCTATTATGATTGTGCTTGTTGCACGTGTGCTTACTTTGGAAGGTGCAGGGGAGGGAATTAAATTTTATCTGGTTCCTGACTTTGCAAAGATGATAGATAATGGAATTGGAAATGTAGTGTTCGGAGCACTTTCGCAGGCTTTCTTCACATTGAGTATCGGTATTGGATCCATGGCGATTTTTGGGAGCTATTTAGATAAATCCCGCTCTTTGATGGGTGAGGCTACAAGTATTACACTTTTGGATACCTTTGTTGCAATTATGGCAGGTTTGATTGTAATTCCAGCGTGTTTTGCATTTAATGTAGAACCTGATTCCGGTCCGGGTTTGGTCTTTATTACACTGCCGAATATCTTTGAAAAAATGGTGGGCGGTCGTGTATGGGGAGCCTTTTTCTTTCTGTTCCTGTCTTTTGCTGCGTTGTCAACGATCATTGCAGTATTTGAAAACATCATATCCTTTGCAATCGATTTATGGGGATGGGAAAGAAAAAAAGCAGTATTGGTAAATATTGTTACGGTTATTATATTATCCATGCCTTGTGTTTTAGGTTTTTCCACTCTTTCTGCAATCCAGCCATTGGGAGCCGGAACAAATATCATGGACTTAGAAGACTTTATTGTTTCTAGCAATTTACTTCCGCTGGGTTCTATGGTATATCTGATTTTCTGTACATCTCGGTATGGATGGGGTTGGGATAACTTCACCAAAGAGGCAAACGCCGGTGAAGGAATTCGTTTTCCAAATTTTATAAGAGGATATATGACTTATATACTGCCTATTTTAGTTGTGGGAATCTATCTAAAGGGTTACTGGGATAAATTCCACTCTGCAGGCTGGATGATTGTTGGATTTGCATTTTTAGCATACATTGGATTTGTTTCCTTTGGTGGAAGAAATAAAGAGGCATAA
- the rbsC gene encoding ribose ABC transporter permease — translation MQYLRKETAIKEVIRKNKPFIVLFILALVMSFLSERFFTWGNIITVLRQTSINAVIATGMTFAILIGGIDLSVGSVLGICGAVAATMIAAGMDVALTLLLTLLLGVGIGIVNGLLISKGRIQPFIATLGTMTLLRGATLVYTQGKPISTRGAEHAELFSKIGKGFFVGIPVPVYIMILVFIIAYYILRYMRIGRYIYSLGSNEEATIYSGIKVDRIKIFVYGAAGLLAALAGILVTARLGSAQPTAGEGYELDAIAAVVLGGTSMSGGVGSIFGTAIGALIIGILNNALNLMQVPSYYQGVAKGIVILIAVLLDRQQKALR, via the coding sequence ATGCAGTATTTAAGAAAAGAAACAGCAATAAAAGAGGTCATTAGAAAAAATAAGCCATTCATTGTATTATTCATTTTAGCACTGGTCATGTCTTTTCTGAGCGAACGTTTTTTTACATGGGGAAATATCATCACGGTTTTACGTCAGACATCAATTAATGCAGTGATTGCTACGGGGATGACATTTGCGATTCTAATTGGAGGAATTGACCTTTCTGTAGGATCGGTTTTGGGTATTTGCGGTGCTGTTGCAGCAACGATGATTGCTGCAGGCATGGACGTCGCATTGACATTGCTTTTAACACTTCTTTTGGGCGTTGGGATTGGAATTGTCAACGGCTTGTTAATTAGTAAGGGGAGAATACAACCCTTTATCGCTACATTAGGTACAATGACTTTGCTCCGAGGTGCGACTCTGGTTTACACACAAGGAAAACCAATCAGTACGAGAGGCGCGGAACATGCAGAATTGTTTAGTAAAATAGGAAAAGGATTTTTTGTCGGAATTCCAGTTCCTGTTTACATTATGATTCTCGTCTTTATCATTGCATATTATATTTTGAGATATATGAGAATTGGACGCTACATTTATTCGCTAGGTTCTAACGAAGAAGCAACGATATATTCCGGTATTAAGGTGGATCGTATTAAAATATTTGTATACGGGGCAGCTGGCTTATTAGCTGCTCTTGCAGGAATTCTGGTCACTGCTCGACTAGGTTCGGCACAGCCTACAGCAGGAGAAGGGTATGAATTGGATGCGATTGCCGCTGTTGTATTGGGCGGAACCAGCATGTCTGGAGGAGTAGGAAGTATATTCGGTACAGCAATTGGTGCATTGATTATTGGGATTTTGAATAATGCTTTGAATCTAATGCAGGTGCCATCCTACTATCAAGGTGTTGCAAAGGGGATTGTTATTTTAATAGCCGTACTGCTTGATCGGCAGCAGAAGGCGTTGCGCTAA
- the rbsB gene encoding ribose ABC transporter substrate-binding protein RbsB, whose product MKKGFLILLVVILAFGMGACGAEKPAEEGDTPTIGLVVSTLNNPFFVDLRDGAQAKADELKATLVVLDSQDDASTEMSNVEDLITQGVDLILINPTDSDAVGSAVAAANEAGIPVITLDRAANSGEVAVHIASDNVAGGEMAGKYIIEKLDGKGKVVELEGIPGASAARDRGEGFNKAIKDSGLEVVAKQTANFDRAEGLSVMENILQAQPEIDAVFAHNDEMALGALEAIKDSGRDILVVGFDATDDAIAAVEAGTMAATVQQLPKEIGASGVDAALKVIGGENIDTYIPVELQLVTKK is encoded by the coding sequence ATGAAAAAAGGATTTCTTATTTTATTAGTGGTGATTCTTGCTTTTGGAATGGGTGCGTGTGGCGCTGAAAAACCAGCAGAAGAAGGCGATACACCCACTATCGGACTTGTAGTATCTACATTAAACAATCCATTTTTTGTTGATTTGAGAGATGGGGCACAGGCGAAAGCAGATGAATTAAAAGCTACGCTTGTCGTTTTAGATTCTCAGGATGACGCTTCAACAGAAATGTCTAATGTGGAAGATTTAATTACGCAAGGAGTGGATCTCATTCTAATTAATCCAACAGATTCGGATGCGGTTGGAAGTGCTGTTGCAGCTGCTAATGAAGCAGGTATTCCGGTCATTACATTAGACCGTGCAGCGAATTCTGGTGAAGTTGCAGTTCATATTGCATCGGATAATGTTGCAGGCGGAGAAATGGCGGGGAAATATATCATTGAAAAGCTTGATGGAAAAGGGAAAGTGGTTGAATTAGAAGGAATCCCCGGTGCATCAGCAGCAAGAGACCGCGGAGAAGGATTTAATAAAGCAATCAAGGACAGCGGATTAGAAGTAGTTGCAAAGCAGACTGCAAACTTTGACCGTGCAGAAGGACTTTCCGTAATGGAAAATATTTTGCAAGCACAGCCGGAAATTGATGCTGTATTTGCGCACAATGATGAAATGGCTCTAGGTGCATTAGAAGCAATCAAAGATTCCGGAAGAGACATTTTGGTAGTTGGTTTTGATGCAACGGACGATGCAATCGCTGCGGTAGAAGCAGGGACGATGGCTGCTACGGTACAGCAGCTTCCAAAGGAAATTGGTGCAAGCGGTGTTGATGCAGCATTAAAGGTAATCGGCGGCGAAAATATCGATACCTATATTCCGGTGGAATTACAACTTGTAACAAAAAAATAA